Genomic window (Aquimarina sp. BL5):
TTCTACAGACTATAACAGGGTGCTTTCACAACTGAATACACTGAATAGCAAAAGTGGGGCGCGACAGTTTGTTAAGAATATGGTGAAACCAGATTATAATAATTGGGTAGGAAAAGAAGAATATGAAGAGCGTTTTATGGAGATTGTAACCAATAAATATGAATTCTAAGTAAGGATTAATGTTTTTTGATAACTAAAGCCCTCAAGAAATAAAATAACAACGATTTATATGAAAATTATCTACTGGATTGCTACGTTAGCAATGTGTGGAATTATGCTATTTTCTGCACAGATGTATTTTTTTAATACTGATATGGTACGAGGTTTTTTTGAAAGCCTAGATTATCCAACCTATTTAGTTATTCCTCTGGCGATTGCTAAAATTTGTGGGATCATTGTGATCCTTACTAATAAAATAAAATGGCTAAAAGAATGGGCCTATGCAGGCTTCTTTTTTGATATGGTACTAGCCTTTACTGCTCATCATATAAAAGATGACGGACAAGGATTGTTTGCAACTTTGGGCCTGATATTTTTAATCATATCATATACAACGAGTAAAAAAGTAAGACCTTAATACATGTCTAAACTATTCTTAGTTCCAACACCTATTGGTAATCTGGAAGATATGACTTTTAGAGCAATTAAAGTACTCAAAGAAGTCGATCTGATTTTGGCAGAAGATACCCGTACCAGTGGTAAATTGTTAAAACATTATGAAATTATGACACATATGCAAAGTCATCATATGCATAATGAACATAAAACAATAGAGCGTATTATCGGAAGATTACAAAGTGGTGAAACAATTGCATTAATTAGTGATGCAGGGACGCCAGCGATTAGTGATCCCGGATTCTTATTAACCAGAGCGTGTGTCGAAAATAATATAGCAGTAGAATGTTTGCCTGGTGCAACAGCATTTGTGCCAGCTTTGGTCAATAGTGGATTGCCAAACGACAAGTTCGTTTTTGAAGGATTTCTTCCGGTAAAAAAAGGAAGGCAAACCCGACTCAAAATATTAGCAGAAGAAACCAGAACAATGATTTTTTATGAATCTCCTCATAAGCTTATAAAAACATTAGGAAATTTCGTAGAATACTTTGGAGGAGATAGATTAGTTTCGGTATCTAGAGAATTAAGTAAACTTCACGAAGAAACCGTTCGTGGAACTGCAAAAGAAGTATTATCTCATTTTGAAAATAAACCTCCCAAAGGAGAAATAGTTATAGTAGTTGGAGGTAAAAAATAATATATGAACATATCTGAATTTATTA
Coding sequences:
- a CDS encoding DoxX family protein, with product MKIIYWIATLAMCGIMLFSAQMYFFNTDMVRGFFESLDYPTYLVIPLAIAKICGIIVILTNKIKWLKEWAYAGFFFDMVLAFTAHHIKDDGQGLFATLGLIFLIISYTTSKKVRP
- the rsmI gene encoding 16S rRNA (cytidine(1402)-2'-O)-methyltransferase, with the translated sequence MSKLFLVPTPIGNLEDMTFRAIKVLKEVDLILAEDTRTSGKLLKHYEIMTHMQSHHMHNEHKTIERIIGRLQSGETIALISDAGTPAISDPGFLLTRACVENNIAVECLPGATAFVPALVNSGLPNDKFVFEGFLPVKKGRQTRLKILAEETRTMIFYESPHKLIKTLGNFVEYFGGDRLVSVSRELSKLHEETVRGTAKEVLSHFENKPPKGEIVIVVGGKK